The following are encoded in a window of Psychrobacter sp. P11F6 genomic DNA:
- a CDS encoding saccharopine dehydrogenase family protein — MDTNTNTNTDTSNNTRQRSDEKRPYAVVLYGATSFVGQITAHYLTEFLSNTKDKEGADVTWAIAGRDEAKLNELQSKLGSTVDIILANSDDADSLDEMTKQTQVIISTVGPYLKYGEPLIKSCTTHGTDYVDLTGEAIFIKDMMDKYQDAAKQSGARIVNSCGFDSIPSDLGVYFTQTQAEEKFGRACDVIHMRVKAAKGGLSGGTIASMATIFEEVGKDKSRRKQVANPYLLNDDKDAPNVRQANVSKPEYDSEHKRWLAPFVMASINTRIVHRTNQLLGYEYGRDFKYDEAMWMQDGVKGQLSSYAMSAGLFGFATAMIVKPSRELLAKHVLPKSGSGPSAEDQANGYFDIRLFGATANKDTINTKVTGDKDPGYGSTSRMLAQAALCLAQDISKEEVGGGFWTPASAMGNDLLARLEEHAGLSFEVVDS; from the coding sequence ATGGATACCAATACCAATACCAATACGGATACCTCGAACAATACACGACAGCGCAGCGATGAAAAGCGCCCTTACGCGGTCGTCTTATATGGTGCAACCAGCTTTGTTGGTCAAATTACAGCACACTATTTAACAGAGTTTCTATCTAATACTAAAGACAAAGAGGGCGCCGATGTCACGTGGGCGATTGCTGGGCGTGATGAAGCAAAACTGAACGAATTGCAATCTAAACTTGGCAGCACTGTCGATATTATTCTTGCTAATAGTGACGATGCGGACAGCCTTGATGAGATGACCAAACAAACCCAAGTCATCATTTCAACCGTCGGTCCTTATCTCAAATACGGTGAGCCGCTGATCAAATCTTGTACCACTCATGGGACAGATTATGTCGACCTCACCGGTGAAGCCATATTCATCAAAGACATGATGGACAAGTATCAGGACGCGGCAAAGCAAAGCGGCGCTCGTATTGTCAACTCGTGTGGCTTTGATTCGATTCCATCGGATTTGGGCGTCTACTTTACCCAAACCCAAGCAGAAGAGAAATTTGGTCGCGCCTGCGATGTGATTCATATGCGTGTCAAAGCGGCGAAAGGCGGTCTATCGGGTGGCACCATTGCCTCGATGGCGACTATTTTTGAAGAAGTTGGAAAGGACAAGTCACGTCGTAAGCAGGTAGCAAATCCTTATCTACTCAATGATGATAAAGATGCGCCAAACGTGCGCCAAGCTAATGTCAGTAAGCCAGAATACGATAGTGAGCACAAACGCTGGCTTGCGCCTTTTGTCATGGCCAGTATCAATACCCGTATCGTGCATCGCACCAACCAATTGCTTGGCTATGAATATGGTCGTGACTTTAAATATGACGAAGCAATGTGGATGCAAGATGGTGTAAAAGGTCAATTATCAAGCTATGCAATGAGCGCAGGCTTGTTTGGATTTGCCACTGCTATGATAGTCAAACCGAGCCGTGAATTATTAGCTAAGCACGTGCTACCCAAGTCAGGTTCTGGTCCGTCTGCAGAAGATCAAGCAAACGGCTACTTTGACATTCGCCTCTTTGGGGCAACGGCTAATAAAGACACCATCAATACGAAAGTAACGGGTGACAAAGATCCAGGTTACGGCAGTACCTCGCGTATGCTAGCGCAAGCAGCGTTATGCTTAGCACAAGATATCAGCAAAGAAGAAGTTGGTGGTGGTTTTTGGACGCCAGCCTCTGCCATGGGTAATGATCTACTGGCGCGTTTAGAAGAGCATGCGGGTCTTAGTTTTGAAGTTGTCGATTCCTAA
- a CDS encoding DUF1328 domain-containing protein, with protein MFRWAIIFAVIALLASLLGFGGVAGLSANLAYIFLAVAVILFIVAFVSRKM; from the coding sequence ATGTTTCGCTGGGCTATTATTTTTGCCGTGATCGCACTGTTAGCAAGTTTGTTGGGTTTTGGCGGTGTCGCAGGATTGTCTGCTAATTTGGCATATATTTTCTTAGCAGTCGCTGTTATTTTATTTATTGTGGCATTTGTAAGCCGCAAGATGTAA
- a CDS encoding 4a-hydroxytetrahydrobiopterin dehydratase: MSSLSDKQVNLQLEELPGWQREGNAIVKTYHFSDFIEAISFMNQAAFHAEALEHHPEWRNTYNVVEVRLTTGDTGGITSHDIRLAKRMEHIVQPKRL; the protein is encoded by the coding sequence ATGAGTAGTTTATCTGATAAGCAAGTAAATTTGCAGCTAGAAGAATTGCCTGGTTGGCAGCGCGAGGGCAATGCTATCGTAAAAACATATCACTTTAGCGATTTCATCGAAGCCATAAGCTTTATGAATCAAGCAGCGTTCCATGCCGAAGCGCTCGAGCATCATCCCGAATGGCGCAACACGTATAACGTGGTAGAGGTGCGCTTGACTACTGGCGATACCGGCGGTATTACCAGCCATGATATTCGTCTGGCTAAACGGATGGAACACATTGTTCAGCCGAAACGTTTATAG
- a CDS encoding GNAT family N-acetyltransferase has protein sequence MKNQNSEQNLTITHDEQAKRFETSIDGHTGYISYQERDDTLVYDHTIVPQELGGRGIGSALVKHALNYAREQNKKVIPQCSFVSSYISKHPDYQDLL, from the coding sequence ATGAAAAATCAAAACTCTGAACAAAACCTAACCATCACCCATGATGAACAGGCTAAACGCTTTGAGACCTCCATTGACGGTCATACTGGCTATATTAGCTATCAAGAGCGTGACGATACATTAGTTTATGATCATACTATCGTACCTCAGGAGCTAGGCGGGCGCGGTATTGGCTCAGCATTGGTCAAGCATGCCCTCAACTATGCTCGTGAACAGAATAAAAAAGTGATACCACAGTGCTCATTTGTCTCGTCATATATCAGCAAACATCCTGATTACCAAGACTTGCTATAG
- a CDS encoding fatty acid desaturase family protein, with translation MRLLPPVTTAQSAVPVLTPLTDAKQQKAKQLTRYPTLTGAPLPKAQSDALSHELNVLYRSVMDSLGSDDARYIKRVYAAVVYSEMTARGLLAAAGCMQSKRKMVATWLLGTSLLSLSKILNNMELGHNVMHSQYDWMQHPYLNSQKFDWDIVCPAPLWQHSHNYLHHTFTNIVGRDHDVGYHLIRVTDEQPWTPSDRHNIFKTAILALGFEWAVAFHDIQISVDEYVDSPDRHQTMQQKSRALFAKIARQVGKDHIVLPTLAGLTLGRGSAMTTLSGNVTANIVRNLWTWAVIFCGHFTEQAHIYTYLDADETKGDWYVRQILGSSNIQGGKLFHILTGNLSHQIEHHIFPDMPASHYARIAPQLQAICRKYNLPYNTGRFGTQFRQMLGRIRHFSKPSAEEWQSYLHSQTTSIAETNHAVTERPKELPAIRGLGKYLPPVMRQALFYA, from the coding sequence ATGCGCTTGCTACCACCCGTCACTACGGCACAATCTGCTGTACCCGTTTTGACCCCACTAACTGATGCAAAACAGCAGAAAGCAAAGCAGTTGACTCGCTACCCAACGTTGACAGGAGCGCCCTTACCAAAGGCGCAATCTGATGCCCTCTCTCATGAATTAAATGTGCTTTACCGAAGCGTGATGGATTCATTAGGTAGTGATGATGCACGATACATTAAACGAGTGTATGCCGCGGTAGTCTATAGTGAGATGACAGCGCGTGGCTTACTGGCAGCGGCTGGATGCATGCAGTCAAAACGTAAAATGGTCGCGACTTGGTTATTGGGTACCTCACTACTGAGTCTCAGCAAAATCCTAAATAATATGGAGCTTGGGCATAATGTCATGCATAGTCAGTATGACTGGATGCAGCACCCGTATCTCAACAGCCAAAAGTTTGATTGGGACATTGTCTGTCCTGCCCCATTGTGGCAACACTCTCATAATTACTTGCATCATACTTTTACCAATATCGTTGGTCGTGACCATGATGTTGGCTATCACTTAATTCGCGTGACTGATGAGCAACCTTGGACGCCAAGCGATCGCCATAATATATTTAAAACAGCGATATTGGCTCTAGGTTTTGAGTGGGCGGTCGCCTTTCATGATATTCAAATCAGTGTCGACGAATACGTGGACTCCCCTGATCGACACCAAACCATGCAACAGAAATCTCGTGCATTATTTGCCAAAATCGCTCGGCAAGTAGGCAAAGATCATATTGTACTACCCACGTTAGCAGGGCTGACATTAGGTCGAGGTAGTGCTATGACCACACTGAGCGGTAATGTTACTGCCAATATCGTTCGTAATCTATGGACATGGGCGGTGATATTCTGTGGACACTTTACCGAACAAGCCCATATCTATACCTATCTCGATGCTGATGAGACTAAAGGCGACTGGTATGTGCGTCAAATTCTGGGCTCCAGCAATATTCAAGGCGGTAAGCTGTTTCACATTTTGACGGGTAATTTATCGCATCAAATCGAGCACCATATTTTCCCTGATATGCCAGCCAGTCACTATGCTCGTATCGCACCACAATTACAGGCGATATGTCGCAAGTACAATCTACCTTATAATACTGGGCGCTTTGGTACACAATTCCGGCAAATGCTAGGACGTATCCGCCACTTTAGCAAGCCAAGTGCTGAAGAATGGCAGTCTTATTTACACTCACAAACTACGTCAATCGCTGAAACAAATCATGCCGTAACAGAAAGACCAAAAGAGCTGCCCGCTATACGTGGATTAGGTAAATATCTTCCCCCTGTCATGCGCCAAGCCTTATTTTATGCTTGA